The genomic segment TTTGGACGCAACAAGGGAAACAGCGCTTTAATCTTATGGAATTTATCCCACGTAATGTAGCTCTTGCTACTGCGGCTACTGAGCATCCTGCGCCAGCACCAGATGGCTTTCTCGTAGACTTTGAAGAGGGATTTAATGTTTCCAGCGAGGCC from the Actinomycetota bacterium genome contains:
- a CDS encoding group II intron reverse transcriptase/maturase produces the protein GLAGNIKSLFKVYEKAIWCWRRMLSSRSSKSYITWDKFHKIKALFPLLRPKLAIPYEKLKVYAML